The following are encoded together in the Parambassis ranga chromosome 20, fParRan2.1, whole genome shotgun sequence genome:
- the vopp1b gene encoding vesicular, overexpressed in cancer, prosurvival protein 1, which yields MRNPVPGAALTLWLFVEYVEAKKYCWYFEGGYPIYFICRSYEDCCGTRCCVRALSIQRLWYFWVLLMMGVLFCCGAGLFIRRRMYLRDEPALNVSFTRPTVTTPVSQQPGGMQGFGMNGMTGGDPGIAMMHPAFPAQPGSAHMMMASYPLPPSYCNHPPPPYEQILQNDDKK from the exons TATGTGGAAGCCAAGAAGTACTGCTGGTATTTTGAAGGCGGATACCCCATCTACTTCAT ATGTCGCTCCTATGAGGACTGCTGTGGGACCCGGTGCTGCGTAAGAGCCCTGTCCATCCAGAGACTATGGTACTTCTG ggtgctgctgatgatggggGTGCTGTTCTGCTGCGGAGCCGGACTCTTCATCCGCAGGAGGATGTATCTGAGAGACGAGCCGGCCCTCAACGTCTCCTTCACCCGGCCTACTGTCACCACACCAG TGTCCCAGCAGCCGGGCGGCATGCAGGGCTTCGGCATGAACGGGATGACCGGAGGCGACCCGGGCATTGCCATGATGCACCCAGCTTTTCCAGCACAGCCTGGCTCCGCCCACATGATGATGGCTTCCTATCCTCTGCCTCCGTCCTACTGCAACCACCCGCCGCCGCCCTACGAGCAAATACTTCAGAATGACGACAAGAAGTAA